gtataaaataaaatgttgaagTAGATGCGTCATTGACAAGCTTGTGCCCGAAACACTACATCATCCAAACTGCAGAGAATAACTCAAGTTCTTGAGGCTTGTCATTGCATGTATACCGTACAAAACCTGAATCCAAAATTTCCTTCCTAGGTAGCAACTGCTGAGTATCACTCACATAAGAACTGCTGCCATGAGTCTTTATCTGcatcctttttctttatctgtTTTTCCTGATGAGCTTAAAAGTATCCATCTAACCAAGAACCATTGAAATAATAAACAATGGgcagataaattaataaattaggaTCCAATATGAACAGCAGTTAACGGATGGGATGATATTGGGCTGATATTCTCTTTGGGGGCAATTTGCGCAGGATGTAGAGGACTAAAGCTGAAGGTAGGACCTCAACCAGCTGTattttgaaaagtgaaaagtaAATTCCAAATGCTAAGAAAGTGacaaatcaaaaacaaaaaggaatacTAAAGCATCATACCATGTAATAAATCAAGTCCAAAATAGGATGATCCAAAACATTAAGAGATGCATCTGAATCAAATGCAGACAGAAAACCCTGCATGCACATCAAAATGTGATTAAGAAAGAAGGTATTCTGCTTGATGAATATTACCATAAAAACCATCATCTAACTCTACAGCTTTAGTTCTCACATCAAAGACTTAAAATCTCTGCCTTCCTTTTTCCCTAAAACTCGTCTCCACATAGGACATACTTTGCATTTGATCACTCTTATCATGCTGACCACTAAAGTGTTCTACATGCTCTTTCAATTTCCCTGATTCCATCCACTCCCAGTTACttcttttaaactaaaattgtTTATGAGCATGTCTAACAGTATTGCACTAAGCCCACGTTATAAGAttctcatatccaacaaattaaTGTCATATTTGAAGTCTTGTGAACAAATTGATTTCCATTATACTCCCACATATCTCCAAAGTCCACACATAATTCACATTTTCAATTGTTattgacaaaagaaaaaattgcaTTTCCATGAATTATACAGCAAAAGGTATTTAGTATGAAGTATATGAAAAAACTAAACAACATTAGTACACAGTAAACCcttatatttaaatgtattaagAAACCCAAATATGACACACATATCAAATGTCTATTGCTGCACTAAAAGTAAATAGAAATGTTCACATTCTGTTGCATGTCTGCTGATGGTAACCTCCCTTATTAATGGTTCAAGCAGAGGGGAGAAGACTATCATATTAACGGTGTAACAAAGCATGATAATGTGCAGAGTACAAGCAGACAAGGATTGAGATTTTACATGACATATTTACATAGACAAGCTTATGAAAATGTTTAATTGAACATTAAAAAGATAACTATAATAATAAAGGCAGAAGTTACCATAATGCATCTTATCAGAAAACAGGTGAAACAGATGGTTGTGACCGATCCAACCTGCAATACCCAGCCCTTGTTACATAAATACAAGTAATATTGATATAAGCAattctttttcaatttcatcTTGTTATACTTTTGGAATATAACAGAAGAAAGCAAGAAGGGCTTCTTCTCAGTTCACAAAATGATGAAAATTAACTCTAATTCAAAGGATGCACACAGAACTTGACCTTATTGTTTAAAATAGGTACTATTATAGACCAACGACTATAGAAAtgtaacatataaataaaaatgcccACGCCTAAAATGGAAAGTATATTGATTTTTTgtgattaaaaaatagaaaaagcaaTCTAGTTAAAACTGATTACATCTGTAACACAAATAATTGCATGAAGATACAATGTACAATTAATTCCTTTCCAGCATTTGCTTGAAGTTTTTTGGTAGCAGAGcacaatttgaattttatagaGGAAAAGCTAGGCACGAGATAGAAAAATCAATAAAGGAGGTACAAGAGTTCCCATGATTCATCCTTTAAATATGACCATGAATGAAGGGAACAAAGGAACTCGTGACATTGGAAAATTTAGCCAATGATCTCCCTGTACATCCAAACACTTCAGAAAATTTAATAGCTCTGTTTCCTTACTGATTTTTAGCTGTTGCAAGTTCAAGAAAATCCTTTTCTCCTATAAAAGTATTAGGTTAAATAACTAACTCATGCAAACACTCTCCCATGCCCAGCCAAAACCTTTATATCTTGCGTGTATGTTTGGAGGATCTACGTATTAAAAAGAATAGAAATGAAGAGACGGCAGAGCGGACAAACATTTGCTGCTGAACTACCGGCTTGGTAGTATACTAAAATATCCCGGGGGACCTGAATACATTATGAATAATACCCTTTTTTCATAAAAGGAAGTGAGGGAAGTAAACTGTGTCTCAATGAGATTTTCAGTAGTGTAGTGGCACGACATGACTTGCACAATGACATGCTAATAAGACTATCAAATAGACACTTAAAAGAAAATGCTCATACCTCATTgagtttcttccttcttcctttaGATTCAATTGGGAAGCGTCTCAGCatgaaaaataatctaaaaacattTACCACAGGGAAATCAAAAAGTTCACCCATAACAACCATGAATTACCAGTGAGTGAATGAAACAGGAGACCTCAGAGGTATTATTTCATAGACAACAGACAAAATGCAGAAGCCTCACCTTCCTCCGTATATCAAGAAGCCTAGTGCAGCCATAAACGACACAACTGAAGAaaaaagggaggaaaaacatttttaaaaaatgtctaCGCATATTGCAATGCATTTTTCTAAGGTGGAAAAACACATTCTGGAGCTCACATGTCAGTGTGAaacatattaacataatcaACCTTTGATTAGACAGCTAACCTGCAATAAATATCTCTCCAATGAACTGCACAACATTGTTGTCATCTATCCAGAGGTATATCCAAATACAAACCTAAATCCAAAGTGGTGCTTCAGTATTATGATTATTGACATCAACTATCAAAGAAGTgttcttgtttttcttaaaCATTTATGCTTTGCACAACAAGCATAGTGCATAAACTAGACGTAGTAAACCATAATGAATACACAAAAATGATTGTCTTTCTAAAAGTCAATAATTTCCTAATCAAATAAGTTATGTTTGAACATTTGGTTAACAATCGACACATACAAGTCTCCGGAAAATTCATATGCCATGATATTTCAGAAACCAAACTCTCAACCCAAAACGGTCGTTCTTTTTTCTCATACAAAGAAAGTGACCACTACTATTCTGTTTCAGCAAAATGGGTGGAGTTGGGCGTTCAAATGTTGATGCTATAGCAGGTAATAAAATGAGAATCTGTGGCATGATGGTGTCTGGCTAACATCATGCGACactaaaaaccaaaataaagagcacttttccatgaaaaaaatatggaaCATGCAGGAAGAAAAAACAGTGAAGCGCAACCATATTGCAGAGGATGACTGATGAGCACTAAGGAAATACCATCATACCATAATAGTGCAGACCAGAAAATAAGATAGATACCTGGATAAGATACATGGCAGCATTTACTGAAATATAGACTATCTTGAGCTTATCAGTTGGTAAACCCCTTGCCTGTTCAGTCATTggaata
This region of Glycine soja cultivar W05 chromosome 17, ASM419377v2, whole genome shotgun sequence genomic DNA includes:
- the LOC114394180 gene encoding tobamovirus multiplication protein 1-like isoform X2 — translated: MIQLVRIQVRVPEYGWTTQKIFHLMNFIVNGVRAVVFGLHKLVFLLHPKVLISVLLDLPGLLFFSTYTLLVLFWVEIYHQARGLPTDKLKIVYISVNAAMYLIQVCIWIYLWIDDNNVVQFIGEIFIAVVSFMAALGFLIYGGRLFFMLRRFPIESKGRRKKLNEVGSVTTICFTCFLIRCIMGFLSAFDSDASLNVLDHPILDLIYYMLVEVLPSALVLYILRKLPPKRISAQYHPIR
- the LOC114394180 gene encoding tobamovirus multiplication protein 1-like isoform X1, with translation MEIGPLFPNLAWWQQVNASTCCQDAVFYFLCAAYALVSSTALIQLVRIQVRVPEYGWTTQKIFHLMNFIVNGVRAVVFGLHKLVFLLHPKVLISVLLDLPGLLFFSTYTLLVLFWVEIYHQARGLPTDKLKIVYISVNAAMYLIQVCIWIYLWIDDNNVVQFIGEIFIAVVSFMAALGFLIYGGRLFFMLRRFPIESKGRRKKLNEVGSVTTICFTCFLIRCIMGFLSAFDSDASLNVLDHPILDLIYYMLVEVLPSALVLYILRKLPPKRISAQYHPIR